The genomic DNA GAGCCTGACCTGGGAGCTGGTTTATTGCCCCCATTTTCTGCCCTTTCCAGGGTTTGGGAAATGCTGCCAGCAGAAACAAACCTTTCAGGAGCTCCACGGAAAGCAAGCTCTGCAGAAGAGGACCCCTTCCCAGAACCTTTGAAAGAGGAAGGTGTCTCTGACCAAAGCTCTTTGCTAAGAGAGATGAATGATGCAATAGCAGCTCTGAGCAAACATCTGAAGGCACAGGCAGTGGGtgcaccccctgccctggcagacacTGCCCGTCACCCCTGGGACAATGCTGAGCCCCAAACGGGGCCAGAGGCAGCAACAGCCCATGAAACAACCCCTGGGGTCGTGCAGGAGACCCTCCCCGGCCACGTCCATCATGAGCTGCTGGAAGGAGACCTGCAGGAGGggccaggcacagctgagctTCGTGCTCCAGATGTGACACAGGCTGGTGCGTCCgcaggagctgggcactgcatggctcaggagccaggggcagagcagggagagagcccagaggaggcacAGAGGATGTTATTCCAGCAAGGAAGGGGTGCTGGTGTGGAGGAGATGGTGCTGAATGTGGCTGAACATCTGGGAGACAGCATGGAGGCAGGAGAACAGGTGTTGATGGAGGTGGAAGGAGCAGGGTGGCTGCAGGAAACAACAGCTTGGGCAAAACCACAGCTCCTGGGAGAAGCTGAGGAAGTGGAGATAAGCCAGAGAGAAAATTTGGAGGCAGGTCTGGGGCTACCTGAGGCTGGGCAGGAAGGTGTAGCAGTGGGACAGTGCCCTGCCATGGATGAGCAGCAGCCGGGCAGGGCGCTGGGTGtgcaggccctgggcacagagctgcaggaacgGGCTGACCCTGCATCAGGGCTCCCTGGGACACTGGAAACTGAGCTGGGAGAgcacctggagccacagccaCCATCCTGGGGGGAGGCACAAGTGGGAGCAGCCCATGGGGGTGGTGtcccagtggctcctggcccagGAGTGCTGGACGAGGAGCGTGCCAGGACGGAGATGCAGCCCCAGGGAGAAACCACGGACTCCAAAGTGCTGGAGGTGCTGCCAGCCCGAGCTGAGcgtgcagggagcagcagagctgggggcgaagaagaggaggtggaggaagcagagcccagggaggcagagcagcagctgcagggtgagtgtgccaggggaggtgcaGGGTGGAGAGGGAGCACTCTGGAGCcacagggaggagggggaagagaactggagctggtggaggcccccagcagcaccaccatggagctgctggcagaggtggAGGCAGATCTGCAGGTCTGGAGTGAGGCTGGATCCCCAGGGACACGGCAGGGAGGGAATGTGGATCCAGGTGTGCAGCCAGAGAAGGATAAGCCAGAGGTGGGGCTGGGAGAAGAAATGGGGGCTGCTGCAGTGCACAGTGAGAGTCCTTCCCCTGCAGAAACACCTGTGGGCAGCCCAGACTTATGTGGGCAGTTCCCAGGTATGTCTCAGGCACTGGTGGAGGCAGatctgcagctctctggagaTGTCAGCCCAGAAATCCcccagagagggaagggggaaagaGCTGTTCAGCTCCAAGAGAATGAGGAAGAGGATGGGGCACAAGGACAGGGTGATCATGGGCTGCCACACGAGCCAGTGCCTCATCCAAGTGGGGTGATCTTGGGTCAGGGAGAGGGGGATGGTGTAGGGCTACAACCAGGGGCAGAGGCTGAAAGCCTGGACACTGCTGAGGCCCAGAGCAGTGGTGCCAATGTGCAGCTGATTGCAGAGGGGGATGAGCTCAGACTGAGCCCGGGAGGGAGCACAGGGGCAGATCTGCAGCCCTTGGGTGAGGCTGGATCCTCTGggagagagcagggagggagtgTGGATCCAGAGGTGCAGCCCCTGGATCATGGGGATAAAGCAGAGTTGGTGGAAGGGGAGGCAGAGGATGCCCAGGAAGATCTGCAGGTGTCAGAGGGTCTCAGCTCAGGGGTCCCACGGGAAGAAGAAATTGGAGCAAATGttcagatggaggagaaggatgATGAGGTACAAGGACAGGGTGAGGATGAGCTGCCACACGAGCCTGAGCTTGATGTGCAGAGATCAGGAGTTGAGCAAGGTGAAGGAGCTGGTGAAGACATGCAAGCACAGGAAGAGGCTGAAAGCTTGCATACAATAGGGGGTCAGAGCACTGGTGCCAATGTGCACCTGGTTGCAGAGGGGGATGAGCTCAGACTGAGCCCAGGAGGGAGCACAGAGGCAGATCTGCAGCCTGTGGGTGAGACTGGATCctcaggcacagagcagggagggagtgAGGATCCAGAGGTGCAGCCTGTGGATCAGGGGGATAAAGAAGAGTTGGTGGAAAGGAAGGCAGAGGATGCCCAGGAAGATATGATGTTCCATGAGGttgccagcccaggggctccaTGGGGAGGGCAGGGTGAAAGAGCTGttcagctggaggaggaggaggatggggcacAAGGACAGGGTGAGGATGAGCTGCCACATGAGCCTGAGCTTgatctgcacagatcaggagtCAAGCAAGGTGAAGGAGCTGGTGAAGACATGCAAGCACAGGAAGAGGCTGACAGCCTGGACACTACTGAGGCCCAGAGCAGTGGTGCCAATGTGCAGCTGATTGCAGAGGGGGATGAGCTCAAACTGAACCCAGGAGGGAGCACAGAGGCAGATCTGCAGCCCTTGGGTGAGGCTGGATCTTCAGGGACAGAACAGGGAGGGAGATTGGATCCAGAGGTGCAGCCCCTGGATCAGGGGAATAAAGAAGACATTTTGGAAATGGAAGTAGGGGATGCCCAGGAAGATCTGCAGCTGTGTGTGAATCTCAGCCCAGAAACCCCGTGGGGAAGGGAGAAAGGAGTCGCTGTTCAGattgaggaggaagaggatgggGCACAAGGACAGGGGGAGCACGGGCTGCCACACGAGCCAGTGCCTCATCCCAGTGGGGTGACCTTGGGTCAGGGAGAGGGGCCTGGTGCAGGGCTACAACCAGGGGCAGAGGCTGAAAGCCTGGACACTACTGAGGCCCAGAGCAGTGGTGCCAATGTGCAGCTGATTGCAGAGGGGGATGAGCTCAGACTGAGCCCGGGAGGGAGCACAGGGGCAGATCTGCAGCCCTTGGGTGAGGCTGGATCCTCAAggacagagcagagagggagtGTGGATCCAGAGGTGCAGCCCTTGGATCTGGAGGATAAAGAAGACATTTTGGAAAGGAAGGCAGAGGATGTCCAGGAAGATATGATGTTCCATGAGGGTGCCAGCCTAGGGGCTCCATGGGAAGGGGATGGTGAAAGAGCTGTTCagttggaggaggaggaggatggggcacAAGGACAGGGTGAGGATGAGCTGCCACACGAGCCTGAGCTTGATGTGCAGAGACCAGGAGTCGAGCAAGGTGAAGGAGCTGGTGAAGACATGCAAGCACAGGAAGAGGCTGAAAGCTTGCATTGTATTGAGGCCCAGAGCAGTGGTGCCAATGTGCAGCTGATTGCAGAGATGGATGAGCTCAGACTGACCCCGGGAGGGAGCACAGGGGCAGATCTGCAGCCCTTGGGTGAGGCTGGATCCTccggcacagagcagggagggagtgTGGATCCAGAGGTGCAGCCCCTGGATCAGGGGGATAAAGAAGAGTTGGTGGAAGGGGAGGCAGAGGATGCCCAGGCAGAtctgcagctggaggagggTCTCAGCTCAGGGTCTTCATGGGGAGGGGAGTGGGGAAGAGCTCTTCAcaatgaggaggatgaggagggtgGGGCACAAGTGCAGGTTGAGAATGGGCTGCCACAGGAGTCTGTGCTTGCTCCTGAAGGAGCACGAGGCCGACAGGGAGAGGGGGCTGGTGCAGGAACACAGCCAGAGGCTGAAAGGCTGCACACACTGGAGGCCCAGAGCAATGATGCTGCTGTGCAACTCTTCACACATCAGCAGATTCCCAAATCAGGCTCAGGAGGGAGCACAGAGGCAGATCTGACACCTCTGGGTGTAGCTGGGTTGTGGGAAGGGGAGCAAAGCCTGACTCTAGGTTTGGAGGCAGTTCTGGGTGCATCTCCCACTGCAAACCcgtgggaaggagctgctgctgcagatgtgctccctgcagctgagGTTGCCTTTTGTCCTGAGCCTGCCCCTACTGCAGAGGGCTCTGGtctggaagcagagctgggagcatgCCTTGGTCCTGAGGGGCAGATTCTGGAGGCTCAGGAATTACTGCAGGGAGAGAGGGCTCCTGCAGAGGGAAAGCCTCTGGATGGAGCTCACGGTCTGGAAGTGGCACAGGGAGAGAGGCTGGAGGCAGGGGTGAGGAATGGAGTGAAAACTCAGGGTCTAGGACTAAACCAGGGCCATGATGATGCTGATTTGGCCTCCCTGGTCTCCGAGATGCTGTCACAACTCAGCTCCCTACAGCTGGAAACGATGATGCAGGAGGATGTTCTCATTCCAGATGTGTGGCGACTTTGTGCTCCGGGACAGGCAGCCCAAAGGGAGCTTCAGGAGCAGGTTTCAGCACAGGGACATGAGGGGAGGCTTCACATGGTGGCCCAACAGCCAGAGGGGAAGACACCACCCACGATGGAACCCAAGCACACGGCTGCTGGACCTGCTGAGCATCCGAAGCAAGAGGTGCCACCAGCATCAACACTGCACAAGGCAGTGCAACCTGGAGATACTGGGAGTGATCAGCTGGGGGTGGTCCTCAGAGAAAACTCACTGGGGCAAAGGCAGCTCTTGGGAGAACAGAGCAAAGACCGCAGCGTTGGTCAACGAGAGAAGATGCAAGAGTTTGGTCAGAAGATGAGCCAGGAAGGTGAGCCCCGCTCAGGAGAGCCAGGGGCTGTGACTGCAGGTggcacaggagctgccccaCAGAGTTATCCTAAAGCTTCTCTGGACCCAGATCACCTCTACAACGTGCTGTTCGTTGGGGACTCCCACGTGGGCAAAACGTCCTTCCTGTACCGCTTGCACGCCGACACCTTCAACCCCCACCTCACGGCCACAGTGGGTAggtctcccccagcccctctccaagCACTGCCTTAGATCACGGCTGCAGTTCCCCTTCCTCCACCCCACAAGCTGCTGGAGGTCCCCACAGCCTGTTACAGCTCACACCAAGCGTGTTGTACAACCAGTCCCCAGGGGCCAAGCAGAACCACCAAGTGCCCACGCCTGGGTGCTCATGGGcaggaaatgctgctcctccttgtccttcctAGCAACAGTGGCCCAGtgctttcctctctgctttGCCTTTCAGCTCCATTCTCCTTTCTTCACCAACCTGGTTTTATTCATCGTGAGATGAGAGACCTTCCCAAAATCCAGTGATTAAACATCTAAAAGCCAGAGATTCACTTGGGACCaacccctggagctgcagcctcacACCACCCTGCACCACGTTTCTTCTCCATCTATCTTCTGTCACACGGCAGAGCTCTCTCTATATCAAAATATCCTCTTTTGTGTCTTCCAGGACTGGATTACCAGATCAAAAACCTCGTTGTGGATAACAGGCGCTTTGCTCTCCGCCTGTGGGACTCAGCTGGTCAGGAAAGGTGAGGTGCTGTGCTGCTTAAGGACACAACCTGGGGTTTTTCCCTGTATTTTAGGGGCAATTGATATCCTTTGCTTTGCTAAGCAAAGGTGAGATTGCTCAAGGAGGGACTCTGTACAGTATGTGATCTGATAAAGCACAATAAAGGAAGTAATTAAGATAAAACTGGCGCTCAGGCTGTGCCCATGACCCCCGCCATCAGGACAGGAGCCAAATTTGGGGGCTGCCTATTTTGTAGACGTGCATTCCCACCTTTTCCTCTAGGATTTCCCATCACTCCTAGGCAGAACCTCCTTAGGCCGTCCTGGTGATCACCCAAACTACCCGCAGGTACCGCAGCATGACCAAGCAGTTCTTCCGGAAGGCGGACGGGGTGGTGCTGATGTACGACATCACCTGCCAGCACTCCTTCTCCGACGTGCGCTACTGGCTCAGCTGCATCCAGGTGGGCGCGGTCCCGAGTCCTGGGGCTGACAGGAGCGGCCGAGCCCTTGGGAAAGGCTATTCTGCATTACTTTCAttataaaatgattttttttccgaGGAGGATTTAAGGCAGATACAAATGATTTTCACACGCTGGCAGTATTTCACTGGGTAATTTGTTGATAAAACCAGTAGAGTAATTATCAACTcttaaacaattaaaaactaGTGCAAAGGAATGGAAAGCATTGTGTTTACATCAAGAATAATCCACTTTGAGTCCTAGGGAATGGGAGGTTATTCAAGGCCTATTAAAAACTTCTTTTGAGATTTCCAGTTGACACAAAGCCAGTGTTTAAAAATGTTGAAACAAAATAGGATATTGCCTTATTTGGTGCCTGTAAATCCCAGCCAGAGCACCTTGAGAGGGCTGCTGCAGTTGAGCACAAAGTGAATTCCTTACAAGTGTAACTTATGCTCTGTCATGTTAATAGACACAGGCAGAtgatttaagggaaaaaaaaatcttaaatgcTGTTGAACTTATTCAATAATTTAAAGTTTTGTTGTTAGCCCAAATCTGTGTGTGTCAGTCATGGTGTTCCAGGATATGTGTAGACAGTGTGGCCAGCTGGGATTCAAGGAAGATGTTGAAGCTGTTCTGATCTTCCCTTCTTGCTCACTCAGGAAGGGGCAGAGGATGGAGTTGCTGTTCTGCTTCTTGGGAACAAAACCGACTGTGCTGCCCAGAGACAGGTCCCTACAAAGGAGGGTGAATGCCTGGCCAAGGTAGGTGGTGAAGCACAGCCACCCAAGCGAAGCAGGGATAGCTAAGGATCAACACCACCAACCTGAAGAGCTGAGAAAGGGAAAGCCCTTAATTTACCCCTcataaattaaaatgttctCTGAACCCAACTCTCACCCTTCCCTGCCTTGCTTTCCCTTTGTCTCTTTAATTTTGCCTCAGCACCATCACAGTAAATTAGTTTATGGAACTGGATTtgtaaattaaaacattttcagcTCTACTTATTTTTGCTGTGAAGTGTTGAGTATCTTCCCAGcatcataaaaataataaacccACTGAGCACTATCCTGGTTTAAAGATACTGAAATGATCAAAGTTTGAGTAATCTCTTCACGTATAGATGGCTAATAAAAATTAGATGAGGAGAATGAGAAGAATCTCACCTTTACTGACTTAATTTTAAACTTTATGGGATTTGGGCCAGGATCCATGGACCAGTTTTGCTAATGGAGATGAGGGATGGATGCTTATTTTCCCAAACTGGTAGGGAGCAAAAGAGTTGGGAACATCTAGTTATGCCTCTCTCTGTGTTTGCTCCCATGACCAGAAGGCCTCACAAATTCTTCTGTCTGCAGTCATCCTTTTCCTTGGTATTACAAGCTGGTGTCATAGCAAGCAGAAAATCTGGATTTCACCCTCATGTTCCAGTAAATAAGATATTGAGTTATTTGTTTCCTTGattcccccatttccccttgACTGGGACTGTCCCATGGCTATTTATTCCCACATTAAACTATTCCAGTGCAAGAACATTACATTTCTACTCGGGGTTTGTGTTTTCCAGGAGCACCAGCTCATGTTTTATGAGTGCAGCGCTGCCTCGGGCCACAATGTCTTCGAGTCCATGGTCAGCTTCACCAGGTGAGCCATGTGCTTGGATTTTTCCACCTGTCCTCAATTTAATAGGCTCCCTCCCTGCTTTTTTTGACTCCAAATACTGGATGTCACATCACCAGAGGCTCCATGCCCAAATGTCAGGGAAAACTCAGGAAGCTCATGCTTGGATGAGCATTTAGCACTGCCCTAACTTGTCTCCTGAGTAACCAGCATTGCAAGGAGGTGAATAAAACCCTTTTGGGGATGCTGCTGATTTCTCCCTGGCTTGACTGAAACAAGTTCTGTCTGTGATTTGATTTAGGCTGGAATTTTTACTAGCATCCACAGCTCTCGCATCACATGGAACTGGAAGGATCCTGACTCctttcagctctgctgagcctCTTGTACCAAGGCTTGTCAAAACAAACAGCATAGCAATACAAAATTTGTGGGAAATACCCAGatattttgcttccttttctcccaggttgctcaaagttCGTGAAGATGAATTGAAAAATAAGGCAGAAGAGGTACCAAAGGCACCTGAGAAGAAaaagggctgctgctggtgatggACAGCCACCCCACACACTGATCTGAAACTGCACCAACAGCCAGAAAAGCCTAAAAATACTCCTTGGACaccttctcttttcctgtgTGTCTTCCTTGCCTGATCTTCCTTGGATGATGAGAGCAAAAGCTGCTGTGGGAGAGCCCCTGCCATTCCACCAGAGCACACCAGCCCTCCAAAATAATTCTCAGGGAACTTTACCACTTTCTTTTGGAGACAAAAAACCGGCCAAgaaaagaggcagaaaaggaACCCAGCTGGGTCTGAGATGCTGCAAGATACTGGAAGCAGCAGGGAGTAACCCTAAGCCTTgggagagaagaaataaaaacctGAAGCCATCCAAGTGTATAAACCAAGGGGGTTTAGTGCTGTTGGTGCTCTGGGCTGTGGGGACTTCTCCTCTGGCTTTGCAATCTGATTGGATTTGATCAGGAACAATGAGATATTCAGTATATTCTAAATGCACTTGAATCTCTCCAATGACACAAGGTAAAGCTAATTTTCCCCTTCCGTGGTTTATCCTGCCAGTGAGCAGTGACTTGACAGAAACTACTGAATATTTTGctcaaaataaattcaaaagcCCCAAGAGCACATCCAGGataaaaagaagataaatgcttgcaaaagatttttttcattgtgttgTCCCCAGAGCAGAACTCTGGATTACTGCAACAAATTTCAGGCTGGGCAGAGAAGAATGAGCTGCTGCATCCTGCCCTTCTGCTCTTTGTGAAGTGCTGAATTGGTTTTAAACCCAGCTTGAAAAGTCTAAATAAACACATCACAATTTCAAggtggttttttaaaaatcttttcacAGCTTGATTGAACTAtatttttgcaggaaaaaaaagacatacaGACTAAATAAATAAGAATACAAGTGCTATATTTTAGTATTTTGTATGTTCCATGTAAATTCCCAGCAGTTCAACAGGTGTATTTAAAGACTGTGCTTATGTGCAGAGTTTGCAGAAATAATTCTGCCTAGCTGGGTTTGCTTTGTGTTGCCATTATTATTTATATGTACATAATGGCAAAGCATAATAGTAGCCAGTTTGTGctttagaaaaataaagtgACAACAGGAGCTGGACTTCTAGCAACACTATATATTTCacatataattatatatattttatatatatcaGCTTCACCAGCCAGGGTCGAACTTTGCAGTGACTCTGGAATTTCTGAGTCTTTTAGGGATGATTTATTTCTCCTGCACACCACAATTTATCACTCCAGTAGCTCTGTACCCTAAGTCTCCATCCCCTGTGTCTCCCTCCAGCCTACCTCAAGTAATTCTCCTTTAGCTCCATCATTAAAACACTTTATTTTCCTGATGCAATATATTTAATGCTCCCATTTTTTGTCCATCCCTCTTTACCATATTTCTTTATACAATATTTTTAGTGGTGGATCAGCTCTTCAGGAAGGATTTATGTGGctcagctcagagctgtgcctgggggtTTGGTATTTGGGATATCTGGAATTGCTTTTTTCCTATTGTTTGGGACCCTCTTCactatttcttcttttatttgaaaataatataaatCCAAGTGTACTTTGCAAATTTGATCCATAATAAGAGAAGCATAATTTCAGTCTGATCAACCTAAGAATTCTCTACTGGCTCTGTAACACTTCCCTGTGTAAAGCCACCCATGAGATCAGCTTTTATTTTGCCTAAATATGCTGGGATTGCACATGGAAGATACTTCTTGGCCGAGTGGCAGCAGGATTTTGCAAGAAACAGTTTTATTTGATTCCAAAATGAGGAGTTGATGCTGTGGAGGCTGAATTTTCCCATtagatggcagcagctgcagcaattCCTCCCCACTGCAAtgttgctgctgcagggaaggacCGGGGAGCTCCAACAGGGCCCAAAGTgggagctgaaaaaaaaaagccttcccAGAACAGCAGGCAGAAAGAAATATCTATCTTATTTCCCTGGAAGTCATCTCTAGAAAAAAAGGATGGAGTTTATGCCCAAAGCATGAGTTACTACACTCCAAACCTCCCCGCCAAACTTGGAAATGAATTTTTCATTGCCAGGCTGGGAGAAACACCAGGCAGGCAATAAATCACACTGGAAAACACGGGCAGCATGTTGCACTTGAAAGCATCTTTCACCTTTAATAATTCACATCCCAGCAGACATTCCCACTCTGGGATCAAAGGCACCGCTCCTTTGCAAGCCATTAAACGCCTGCACGAGTATTTGGAGGAGGATCAAGGCCTGGGATATTAATAGCAAGAGGGAAATGCATACTTGTTTGGACCAcaggatgctttttttttttttaaatcaggtGGTTTCCTTTTAAGCTGTTTGAAATTCCTCAAGGCGCTCCAAAAGAATTAGAGGAGCTGCCTCAGCCAAGCCAAGATTGGGAAGATCTCGGATCCCAGCCCAAAGTCAGCGGGCATTTTCCATCATCCTGCTTGGATGAATCCACCTTGGAAGCAGAGAGCCTACACAAGCTTCTGACAAGTTGGAACAAATCTTCAACCACAGCTTTCAGTGCCCCAGCCATGGGATTTGGGTTTTGCCCAGGAGTGTGTCCCAGAATTTCACCCCATTCCCTGGGAGAGGCAGTAAAACCGAGATGAGGAGACAATCCcactccctgggctgggattgacAGGGCAGGAAATCCAAACCTGAGTAGAGGAAGTCCTTTTCCTTGCAATGTTTAACTCATCTGCAGAACTCAGCGCTGCAGGAAGTTGTTGAGGCCGAGAACTTAAACAAGGCTGAAATTTAAACAAGGTTTCTCTAAAAGGGACCTGGTCTGTTCTGGTGGAACAGGAGGAgaggaatgagatgatctttaaggttcttccaacccaaaccattccaggattctacAAAAATGCATCGGAGAGATACCAAAAACACCCATCACACCCACAATCAAGAGCTGACTGAAAATATGTTTAATTGCAGTTAAGGACTGAAGCTCATGTCTGATACTAGGGTGAGGCTGAGATGCCTCACTCCTGAATTCTCCCAAGCTTTTCATACCAGGGGTGCCTCCAGGGACCTTCTCTTGCCCCATCTCCAGCCTTGAAGCCTTTCCCACAATTTTTAGAGCTTTCCCACATATTTTTGGGGGGTGTTAACTGTGTGCTCAGTGCTTGTCACTTGACCTGTGGGAATGGGAACCCACGTCCCACATGGGGCTGGGGATAAGTGCGGTTCAGGGACAAGTGGGTCTCCCAGGGCGTGCTGGAGGGtctgggggggctgtggggtgatACTGGGGACTAATGGGGTGCTGGGGGGTGAAGGGAGATGTTAGGGATGCTGTGGGACATGGCTGTGAAAGACTTTGGGTGTTTTGGAAGGTGTTGGGTGTGCTGCGAGCTCGAGAAGGTGCTGAGGGTTCACGTGGGTGCTGTGTGGGATGTCTCAAGGTGCTGGTGAGGGTCGGGGGGCTTGGGTGTTTCTTGGGGGGGTCTGTGAGTGATGGGGGATCAGGCAGGTGCTGGGGGTGGTCTCAAGGTGTTTATGGGCTCAGGTAGGTcctgttggggtgtctgtgtgtAATGACAGGGTCAGGCAGTTGTTGGGGGTGGTCTCAAGGTATGTCTGGGCTCAGATGGGTGCTGGGAAGGGCCTTAGGGGTCCTGAGGAGTTCTGATTATCCAGGGGAGACTCAGGCTGGTCTGGGTTTGGGATAATCATGGTCTGAGATGGGTGCTGGCAAAGGGGTCTCCACATTCTGGGCTGTAATGTGTGCAGGGACTCTcagggggacattgggggtgcaggggggagggatgagggtgctgggggctgttggggGGTACCAGAGTAGTTGGGGGGTACTGGGGTGGTTCGGGGGTACCAGGGTGGTTGGGGATCCTGAGGGATGTTtgaggccctggggctggcacgggactttggggtccctgggggtttCTGAGGGTCCTGGAACAGTGTTGGTGGTCCCAGGGCGGTGTTGGAGGGTCCTGAGGGGTGTTTGGGACAGCAGAAGGACAGGTGTTGGTGAGGTCCTGGGGGGTGTTGAGGCTTTGGGCCGAGCAGGGTGTTGGGGAGTCCTGGGCAGTGTTGggggcccaggctgggccaggccgGGTGCTGAGGGCCCCGGGCGGTGTGGGGGGTCCCGGGCAGGGCGGTGTTCCCCGGGCAGTATTGGGTTCCCTGGGCAGTGTGGTGTCCCCGGACAGTGCAAGGGTTCCCCGGGCGGTGTTGGGTCCCCGGGCAGTGTGGCAGTCCCTGGGCGGTGTGGTGTCCCCGGGCGGTGTTGAATCTCCAAATGCTGTTAGATCCCTGGGTGACAGGGTGGGCCCGGGGCACTGTGGGGACTCCCCGGGCGCTGTTGGTTCCTCGGGCAGTGTTGCTTTCCCGAGCGGTGTTGGTTCCCCGGGTGACGTGCCGGTCCAGGGGCGGTGTTGGTTCCCTGGGGGGGTGTTGGTTCCCCGCACGGTGTTGGTTCCCCAGGGTGTGTTCGTTCCCCGGGCGATGCAGCGCTGCCCGTCAGCGAGCAGGCCCCGAGCCGtgccgggccgagccgggccgtgccggaaGCCggaagccgggccgtgcccgcccgccgcgggaggagccggggccggagcggagcggagcggagcgggcggGGCCGCAGCCGGAGCGGGAGGAGCCGCCGGGCGGGACGCGAGCGGGGTGAGGCCGCGGgcgcgggcggggggcgcgggggccCGGATTGCGGCCTCGGCCTGGGGGGGTCCCCGGCTTGTGGAGGCCGGAGCCGGCGTGGGGGTGTCATACTTAGTTTATGGATTTATGTGTAAGAAcacccctggctggggctgctctgcctcgCAGGAACACGGGCGGGGCCGTGGGGCTGTGGCCGGGTGGGGGTCCCTCCGGAGGGGTTtcagccccaggctgggacCTGATCCCCTGGCAGGGCGACAGAGGCGGCATCAAGCAGATgggaatatatatttttatatctgtATCTATATATATGTGCATCATTGTAGGTTCACCCGCAAGGCGAGCGAGCTTTCCCTTTTAAAGACTCCTCCAGCACCGTTTCTGTCTAAATATTTACCTTCTAAAGCCTTGGACTGAGCACCCTGGGGtctgtgggcagagctgggcgCTGGGGTGCAAACCCTGCCAGCCAAGTGCCATCACTGTG from Passer domesticus isolate bPasDom1 chromosome 25, bPasDom1.hap1, whole genome shotgun sequence includes the following:
- the RAB44 gene encoding ras-related protein Rab-44; protein product: MSERRAGAKGRRLGSSRRKQLQEGPGQAPAPGPSEEPPWASDIVQRLQHLLSDRDTGQAGVVTRSDMQKLQEEGLPCSREELELVFDGLDAAGTGRLGTEEFTAGLRQFLSSQNAAREHRRRKTASRRVRLVLPGAALAAGDSEERRHFAAFMEQLGTGNPSEEQEIWQLWVKLRQDEPQLLDNLEGFLARMRQRIQEARSEKEALELTLNKRVAEHDKDVQQLCEALEQQIQQEQQRLRQQSRARSQQQGEELQRVLDASEREVQCLVTAQMELEQRCHSLQSSQQITSMENQQLEQSNWALQQQLQHLHQQLQQTQGHLRTMRATVAWEHMGEPRDRVVAELPIEVPMSPQLSPGTSEKFRSEMRIRLGSQSSESKAKSTHQVVWEMLPAETNLSGAPRKASSAEEDPFPEPLKEEGVSDQSSLLREMNDAIAALSKHLKAQAVGAPPALADTARHPWDNAEPQTGPEAATAHETTPGVVQETLPGHVHHELLEGDLQEGPGTAELRAPDVTQADVWRLCAPGQAAQRELQEQVSAQGHEGRLHMVAQQPEGKTPPTMEPKHTAAGPAEHPKQEVPPASTLHKAVQPGDTGSDQLGVVLRENSLGQRQLLGEQSKDRSVGQREKMQEFGQKMSQEGEPRSGEPGAVTAGGTGAAPQSYPKASLDPDHLYNVLFVGDSHVGKTSFLYRLHADTFNPHLTATVGLDYQIKNLVVDNRRFALRLWDSAGQERYRSMTKQFFRKADGVVLMYDITCQHSFSDVRYWLSCIQEGAEDGVAVLLLGNKTDCAAQRQVPTKEGECLAKEHQLMFYECSAASGHNVFESMVSFTRLLKVREDELKNKAEEVPKAPEKKKGCCW